In Clostridium sp. SY8519, one genomic interval encodes:
- a CDS encoding LCP family protein produces the protein MASKSKKHRKQILFAVIAAAVIAAGFGVFHHISQKHAQQTAAQYQSEEKKTTPTSEKTVLKLNGQKYTVDHPVKTYLFMGTDNSGAENELGEKYEGSMADFLLLVTVDEQKKTCGYIQLNRDTICKIHLLDQNGEGEATADIQLCIAHWYGGSKEMSAQNTERAVSDLLGGIDIDGYYTLPMSEISKLNDLVGGVSVKIEDDFSKVLPALKQGETVKLTGDQAETFVRARTEIGDGSNTARMRRQKEYLSNLMDIIKKKSSDDSQFAVQLFTKLQDVSTTDMTTDDIYALSQAVSGARSKGILQLKGKNKEGDTLNDGEMHAEFYASKSSIADTVKALYPLTAVQKEKEKTE, from the coding sequence ATGGCTTCCAAGAGCAAAAAACACAGAAAACAGATCCTTTTCGCAGTGATCGCTGCGGCAGTGATCGCTGCCGGATTCGGGGTCTTTCATCATATTTCACAGAAGCACGCGCAGCAGACGGCAGCGCAGTATCAGTCGGAAGAGAAAAAAACAACGCCGACTTCGGAAAAGACAGTGCTGAAGCTGAACGGGCAGAAATACACGGTGGATCACCCGGTGAAGACCTACCTTTTCATGGGGACGGACAACAGCGGTGCCGAGAATGAACTCGGTGAGAAATACGAGGGATCCATGGCGGATTTCCTGCTGTTAGTGACAGTGGACGAACAGAAGAAAACCTGCGGTTACATCCAGCTCAACCGGGATACCATCTGCAAGATTCATCTGCTCGATCAGAACGGAGAGGGCGAAGCCACCGCAGACATTCAGCTGTGTATCGCTCACTGGTACGGCGGCTCCAAAGAAATGAGCGCCCAGAACACGGAACGGGCGGTTTCCGATCTCCTTGGCGGAATCGACATTGACGGATACTACACCCTGCCTATGTCTGAGATCTCGAAGCTGAACGATCTGGTGGGCGGTGTTTCCGTGAAGATCGAGGATGACTTTTCAAAAGTCCTCCCGGCGCTGAAACAGGGAGAAACTGTGAAGTTAACCGGTGATCAGGCAGAGACATTCGTAAGGGCCCGGACAGAAATCGGCGACGGCAGCAACACGGCCCGGATGCGCCGGCAGAAGGAATACCTGTCCAATCTGATGGACATTATCAAAAAGAAATCTTCCGACGACAGCCAGTTTGCCGTTCAGTTATTTACAAAACTCCAGGATGTGTCCACCACGGATATGACCACCGACGATATCTACGCGCTGAGCCAGGCGGTCAGCGGTGCCAGATCCAAAGGGATCCTTCAGTTAAAGGGGAAGAATAAAGAAGGGGATACGCTGAATGATGGAGAGATGCATGCGGAATTCTATGCATCGAAATCTTCTATTGCCGATACGGTAAAGGCATTGTATCCGCTGACAGCGGTCCAAAAGGAAAAAGAAAAGACAGAATAG
- a CDS encoding CpsB/CapC family capsule biosynthesis tyrosine phosphatase — MIDFHSHILPGIDDGSKDLDESLQLLLQEHHAGVDTVVFTPHFYADSDRLEPYCRRREESFQQLKQAAGSHEELKSMEFRLGAEAAYFPGMGEAEGLQELCISGTDILLVELPFQQWDPQVVRDIRFLIKKQKRSVMLAHVERYVSFQKDRSYWEELFQLPVIAQMNAGCFLHGRMQTRKNLKLMAACRQVVLGTDTHNTSTRVPNLAEGRRVIAGKFGEEFLRRMDACGAQLLQGRCGT; from the coding sequence ATGATCGACTTTCATTCACATATTCTGCCGGGGATAGACGACGGCAGCAAAGACCTGGATGAATCGCTTCAGTTACTGCTTCAGGAACATCATGCAGGTGTTGATACAGTCGTATTCACACCTCATTTTTATGCAGACAGCGATCGCCTGGAACCCTATTGCAGGCGGCGGGAGGAGAGTTTTCAGCAGCTGAAACAGGCAGCCGGGAGTCATGAGGAACTGAAATCCATGGAGTTTCGGTTGGGCGCGGAGGCGGCGTACTTTCCCGGGATGGGGGAAGCAGAAGGACTGCAGGAACTCTGCATCAGCGGAACCGACATTCTTCTGGTGGAACTTCCCTTTCAGCAGTGGGACCCGCAGGTTGTGCGGGACATCCGGTTTCTGATCAAAAAGCAGAAGCGAAGCGTTATGCTTGCCCATGTGGAGCGATACGTTTCCTTTCAGAAGGACAGAAGTTACTGGGAGGAGCTGTTTCAGCTGCCGGTGATCGCCCAGATGAATGCCGGCTGTTTTCTCCATGGGCGGATGCAGACAAGAAAAAACCTGAAGCTCATGGCTGCCTGCAGACAGGTGGTCTTGGGGACAGATACACACAATACAAGCACCCGCGTACCAAATCTTGCGGAAGGACGCAGAGTCATTGCCGGAAAATTTGGCGAAGAGTTTCTCCGCCGGATGGATGCCTGCGGCGCACAGCTGCTTCAGGGCCGCTGCGGCACATAA